aaaaaaaaaaaaaaatatatatatatatatatataaagcaagcTGTTTATTTCATCTGCGAAACTCTCTGCCTAAACCGGCAGCATATCATCCCAGCGTATCATTCTGTTAAACAGCCAGCTCAGGAGACGTGGCTGcaataaacaaattatttgatAAACTGCCACTGCCGCTGGAAAGCTTGAGCCTGAGTTTTCAGGGCAGGAGACTGTTTATATATTCTCAAAAAGGTGTCCGGGCAGAGAACTACCTGTCAGCTCGTACATCTACCTGACTCAGCCCTGAAAAAAGCCCACGTCTAGGCAGGCTCAGCGGACACGGATGTGCTGCCCACGGAGCCCCCTCACTGCCGGCCACTTTAACCGGCCGGATCGCCCCGTCCGTCCACGGCCAACAGAAGCAGAGCCGCCCTCGCCGCCGGAGGGAGAACCGAGGGGTGCGTGACCACCCGCCCGGTCACGGGCTGGACACCTTGGCCGGCCCCAAATACGAGCGGCCTCCCGCCCCTCCGCCGCGCCCCGCTCGGCGCCAGCGGGAGAGCGGGCCCGCCGGCCGCGCTCCGGGCAGCGCGCACCTTCCTCGCTCAAGCCGCAGTCGCCGAGCGCCAGCGCGGCGAAGGGCGCAGCACCGGGCAGCAGCCGGGCCAGCGCGCTGCACGTGGGCAGCGAGAGGCTCTGCGCCGCCAGGTCCaggcggccccgcgcccccgcGGGCTCCCGCAGCCGCCGCAGCACGTTCTCCTgcggggccgcgcccgccgccgcgcaCAGCCGCGCGTACTCGCGCCCGAACCGCTCCATGGCCGCGCGCGCTCCCCCGGAACCGCTCCCTGCCCGCGCGCGCTCCCCCGGAACCGCTCCCTGCCCGCGCGCGCTCCCGCCAGGCGCGCCGCCGGGAGGCGGGCCCGGCCGCGCGCGGGACAtggcggagcggggcggccgcgccggCGGCTTCAGGAAGGTGCGGCGGCTCCGGGCGCGGCCCCgagcggcgggcgcggccccggccccgctcatCCGTTCCTCTCTCCGCACAGGACACCGTGGATCGGCTTCTCCGCCTCCATTTCCGGGACGGGAAGACCCGAGGTACCGTggcggccgcgggcggcggcgggcggttCGGGCCGAGCCCCCGCCTCCCCTAACCGCCTCGTCGTTGCAGTTAACGCCGACGCGCAGCTGCTGATGGCCGAGCTGCTGAACGTCTTCGTCCGAGGTGAGCGCGCAGGGCCACCCCCGCCCCAGCCTGACAGCGATGGGCTCCCGGCTCCTCCCCGAGCACCCGGCCACCCTCCGGCCGCTGCCGTCCTGCTCCGGCTCTGCTGCCTCCCGCACAGCCGGAGTCCTGACCCAGCTTGCCAGACTCATCCGGGGCGCTGGGCcgcctccctcctcccaggaCACCAGCCCGGCGCCCCGGACGAGACGCCCCAGGTGACAGCTCCCAGACCCCTCTCACTgcccttccctttctttcacTTGGGCTGCAGAAGCAGCGGCACGGGCAGCTCGGCAGGCTCAGGCAGAGGACCTGAAGAAAGTGGATACTGAACACCTGGAGAAAGTATTGCCACAGCTGGTATGTAATTGTGGGCCTGAGCTGCATGGGAGCGGAATGAGGATATGGGCTGAACAGCCTAATCCTCATCCTTTCGGGAGCTGTTTTGAGAACCCAACCCTGTCCTGACTTGCTTACTGCTCTTTCCTTGCAGCTTCTGGATTTCTAGAGGCCTCCTTGAAGCACGTGTCATCTGTCAGCAGACAGTCCTGACCTGACATGTGTCTCAGCCCAGCCTCAGAGACACCCTGGGACCAACAGTCTcaactttttcttcctgtgccATTTTGCTTGTTTCCTCTCTCATTTACCAAGCACAACACGGCCCAAAGCAACAACGCTGTCAGATACTATTTTTGAGAAGAGGGTGCCACAGGCTTACTTTGTTCAGCTGAATGCATAACTGGTTTCCATCTTGCTGCCTTACTCCTGTAACAGAGGCCTGTATTTCACAACGTGGTTAGAAGCTGTTGCTTTCTCAGTTAATGTGAGAAAGAGGTGCTGCTTCACAGAGATGCATGGAAAGATGTAATGGCTGGAAATACCATCCAGCCTTCAGCCTCAAGCAGGCAGCTGTAACAGCAACTCCAGGTGCAGCTCCAAGCCTTCCTAATGAATAGGTCATTAACAGGAGCTTAGTCACAGGCTCTTGCCAAAAGCAGGTAACTgatctttattttataaataaacagTGTCTGTCCCTCACTACCTTCCAGTATTTCTCGGTCTGTGACATCAAAGAATGCTTGAAACCTTTTAACCATTCAATATTCTCCTCAGAGGCTGCTCCCCCTCTGCTATAAATTTGTTCTCACAAAGAAACATCAGTAAGTTAAAAACAAATCTCCCTTCCTTGTGTAGGCTTTTTGCTGCAATTCATCATCAAAAGTCAAGTTGCTTCAAAGACTTGCAGAGCTTCCCCCTCACCCACTCTCTTCCCTAAATCTTTGTAGGACGAAActaaaaaaggacaaaataacAAACAGCATGTGTGAGAATCCCACATCACGGGACAGCCTGGCCCCTCTGGCAGCGGGGGGGCCACTGTGAAATAAGAAACCTTACACATGTGGGCAGGACCCACACAACCCAAGTGGCTTTGCTGGGAAATGCACGGCTGGCTGCACGCAGGGCCTGCCTGCTCTGGCTACTGGCTCGCTGCAGGATCAGCCAGAGCGAGCAGTCCTTTTCTCAGGAACAGCTGTGACAAGCAGAGGCTCAGTGGGCCACTGTGCACTTTGAGCTAGGAGCTATCCGGGGGCCTCAGGACACCAACCACTTGGAAACCTCACAAAAACTGCAGTTTCAGTACACATTCTGGTGACAGTACCAGACAGTACCAGCTTAAGCAGTCCCCAGCACCGCAGCTTCTCAGCTGAGACAACTGTTCAGCTGTACAACACATGCAATGAAGGAACTGACCTAGTTCAGTCTTCAGCCCCACAACcattggtaaaaaaaaaaggcaatagcaaaaaaaaaaaaaaaaaaaaaaaggcaagtgaTTCTACCTCTGAATGCCCTAAAACCACAGGGATGAGTTCAGCTACTCTAGCAGAAGTGATactgaaacaaaaccagttcATCAGGTAACTGCAGGTACTGTTCTTCAGCAGGGCAGGAATCCTTGTAGCAAGTACCTTAGTGAAGAGCCCACCATTTTAAGTGAGGGGGTGTCCTGTCCCCCTTAAAGAAGTCACTCCTGCTTCCTCACCTTTTCCAGATTTCAGGTCCTTGTCTCTGCCTCCACCCTGACACCTACTGAAACAGCAGTCCCAAAGTTGCTGCCCTAAAAAGGCTCAAGCTCCCTTCTCTGACACACAGAGAAGAGAACTGCTCATGTGGACGTCCACTGTAAAGCAGCAAATgaatagcagcagcagcagctaaaaGTAACTCTTTGTATAGGGAAGGGGAATAAGACTCTTGTCTAGGTATTGAAGGTAGCAATTTTTCATTCTTGTGGTTAAACTGGGTTTGATGCACAGCTGAGTTACAAAAGGGACAAGCATGGGCAGAACTGCCTGAGGGAATACACTCAGCGATGTAAAGCCCTCACACTTAACCCATGAAACTGCCCCAGGAATACTGATACTGCTGCTTGTGTTCCTAAACTTGTTTTTATCCATGTCAGGTACTTGCAGGGGATAGTTAGGGTCCTAACCCTTTACAAAAACTGACATAATTAGAGCAGCTAAGAAAATCAGTTAAGCAGATTATAATATTTGATGTCACCTGTGCTCTTCAAAAAACAAGGACTAGCACATCTGAAGGCACACTGCAGCTTCCTCCCAACCACACTGCTTCTGCATATTCTAATCCTGGAAACCAAAAACACCAGCACAAGTATTTCACCACCTATCATTAGCAACAGCTCCTGGTTTCCCCACAGGATATCCTGTATAAATTCAGGATAACTGTATAAATTCACAGGATAACTGTATAAATTCAGCAAGGCAGCTCTAGCTACCATCTACCTCTGATTTGTGTGATACGAATGAGCCTGAACCAAGATACTGACAGTGCTATGCAGCAGGGGTTCAGCCCACACTTAATTCACCAAAGAGTAATAAACTTTAAGCATTATTtgactgttttttttgtttgatgtgGTATGTCTTTTATAGCCTATCAAGTGGCAGAAGGGCTTGCTTTCCACAGAGAGGATTGAGTACAGGAGCTGTACACAGTGCTCTCACATTCCCACTGCCAGTGGCTGCACACGCTCCCTGTTCACGTCCGGGTGTCATATAAGAAATCCATCAAATTTTGCTAAAGTGTTCTGTGCTCCTTCTGCTTTGAgtctccttcttcctcttccaccTTTCTTTCAtgcctccccctccctccaagTTTCTTCAAAGCATCTGTGAGCATTTGGAAGTAATTAGACCCAAAGGGAAATGTTGGCCAGGCAGGGAGGCAATGACAAGTGCCAGGAACCCAGGGTGCCCTTTCTAGCCACTTTGAAGTTTATTCAGATGGTACAAAGCTCCGTTTTgctttgttgaaaaaaaatgggaggaaGGGAACGAGGCATGACAGGCCAATTGAAAAGAGAACAGGTTCCTGTGAACTGACACACACACCAAGTGCCAGGGCAAGAAGCTATTAAAGGGACCGACCAAAAGGGCCCCCGTGGCCACTCTGCTTTATTACATCTACAAATTGTGCAGATGCACATGTATTGCAGGGAGGGAacaaggaaaatggaaagcatGGTATTACTGTACCATGGAACCCCAGCTCTCCACAGATCACTGATCCACAGAGAAGACTTCAAACAAAACCCAGCGCCATGACTGCCATGGCACAACAGAGTTCATCTCCAGTGTAAGGGCAATGCTAACCAATTCATCCCCCCACGGCGTCTGCAGGAGACAAAGATCTGGACTGGGCCTTTTCCCTGTTCACTAACTGCAGTGCAGAGCATGCCTACCCTGCTCTGGGAATACTGAGGCCACCAATCAACTCTCATTTGAAGAGACCCTTCCACTGCATGTTTCTTCCCTTGCTGTAACTAATTACTGATGGTAATTATACACAGTGAAAATACAACTAGAGCTTAGGGCAGAAACAAGCTCAACAGGCATTCCATGAACAGACACCTGTGTTCCTTGTTAACAAGATTCTGGCAACTGAACACAATACAAGTGCAGCAGCCCAAGTGCTTCACAGGAAAGTTCACTGATCTGAACTGGTTTAAGGAACTTAAGTGcttcctcttcattttccagCCATCTATGTCCAGAATTATCAGTAGCACTAACCCTAATTATTAAGAGGCAGAGACAAGTCTTGTTCTAGGCACCACTTAACAATTATAGGTAAAGCTGAACCAGATTGTATCTTGCTACTAGAATACAGGCTAGACTCGAGTGATCTCTGAAGGTGGAACTGAGAggatttgaatttaaaaatatggataGAAACAAAGTCCTTTGCAGAAAGTATATAAGAATAATGTCCCCCTTAATTCTCTATTCTTATTATTTGCACGCAAGAAACCTTAAATTTATCCTCTAACCTTGCTTCTGTAGTCACAAAGACCACAAACAGGCCCTCCACTCC
This genomic window from Vidua chalybeata isolate OUT-0048 chromosome 19, bVidCha1 merged haplotype, whole genome shotgun sequence contains:
- the CENPX gene encoding centromere protein X isoform X1; translated protein: MAERGGRAGGFRKDTVDRLLRLHFRDGKTRVNADAQLLMAELLNVFVREAAARAARQAQAEDLKKVDTEHLEKVLPQLLLDF
- the CENPX gene encoding centromere protein X isoform X2, yielding MAERGGRAGGFRKDTVDRLLRLHFRDGKTRVNADAQLLMAELLNVFVRAAARAARQAQAEDLKKVDTEHLEKVLPQLLLDF